In a single window of the Nodularia spumigena CCY9414 genome:
- a CDS encoding non-ribosomal peptide synthetase — protein MEVMEANLVAIDYQIRQLREIQPVTPLFNHVSQNQIEHKEQIIAVISEKLRGQIYSLTAKQPANKLALYLSVIQVLIFKYTVQEEFVVATGALNQDKSDSLIFCRFNAQKFTTFKDLLKITRSHLQEGYRYQSYDVDALIETFLARDGNPAAIFDIAVLQEGFCTHSSLLNNFQLVWEIDAQDTSVAVTFPKNVFHPDFVKRMLGHFQQILEVVTANPDSELSGIDILTRKEHDQLLKEWNKTEIQYPQNKCLHELFEEQVERSPDAIALVFENQQLTYRHLNEQANQLAHYLQTKGVKPEVLVGICVDRSLEMVVGILGILKAGGAYVPLDPSYPAERLTYTLQDAAVPILLTQKSLLPSLPENQAIVMCLDRDWGVIAACSQENIVSHAQPQNLAYVIYTSGSTGKPKGVLINHQNVIRLFAATQAWYHFGASDVFTLFHSIAFDFSVWELWGALLYGGSLVIVPYWVSRDPSAFHTLLRQEQVTVLNQTPSAFRQLIRVEELAKTGESQLSLRLVIFGGEALEPQSLQPWFEGYKDQSPQLVNMYGITETTVHVTYRPLSIADVNNSKSLIGVPIPDLQLYILDEQLKPLPIGIKGEMYIGGAGLARGYLNRPELTAERFIPNPFSDAPEARLYKTGDLARYLENGDIEYLDRIDNQVKIRGFRIELGEIEAALLKYPEVQEAVVMARTDQPGDKRLVAYIVAKSSNPASENQSLSEQISQWQQVFNDTYSQNAATSDSTFNIIGWNDSYTGLPIAQEQMGQWLNSTVERILALQPERVLEIGSGTGMLLFRIAPQCLRYCGTDISDTAIRYVETQMQKVGSAWSQVQLYNQPAHNLQGFEPKTFDAVIINSVVQYFPSIDYLVSVLEGAVEMVAPGGWIFVGDVRSLPLLPAFHADIVLHQSSHDLPTADWWQRVQKNLQEDQELVIDPAFFTALMQHLPQIRRVQIQLKRGRDRNELTRFRYDVILHIETEVVPPIESQDLDWQQDQLTLASIRQLLIETKPEILTIKNVPNARIWKQVKLLELVARDEKPATVGGLLQGLEEIGIEPEDFWSLGDELPYTIDISWSDAGANGCYDVMFGRSGLISHQIPPVLQEASQLKPWSQYANNPLQGKLTRQLVPQLRGFLKQSLPDYMIPSAFVTLEALPLTSNGKVDRRALPAPQTARADLEKAFVAPRTLEEQVLADIWAEILSLERVGIHDNFFALGGDSIRSIQVLALAKERGLHFSVQQIFVHQTIYELTQNLATAETGNRITQKVKPLALISEQDRLKLPENVEDAYPLARLQMGMLFHSEYSPGSAVYHNVNSFHLRVAFNESKWRIAIQELVATHAVLRTFFDVSNFSEPLQLVGRTVPVPLEVVDLRHLSATDQESVLDAWFTEQRQQHFRLDSPPLLRFHLHRRTDETFQLTLIEHHAILDGWSVGLLFTELLQRYLSLLGEEIVLLNPPPNIAFRDFVALEQTALNSPEYQQHWLEKLKDITITKLPRWSQSDRSSEPENLKTLGTHEVTLSLTVSHGLKQVANQAGVTLKSLLLAAHLKVLSVLFNQSDVLTGLVSNGRSEEADGERVLGLFLNTLPLRLQLLGGTWIDLMQETFKAERESLPFRRYPLADLQWNLGGQPLFETSFNFTHFHVYHSILGLPGLQVLESKFLGKTNFTLGVHFSLDLFSSQINLTLKYNASELCQQQAIAIGNYYTNTLTAIASDPLQRYDSFNLHLLEPDQTAISNAQTSQFHLQQIALNTDAVWQSNIFPSEDSNKHLDYWRKQLEDGQIPRVHLPTDFHRPPVKTFNGSRLNWTFTPEIISGLQMICQQTETTLFMGLVAAVKVLLYRYSGQQDITIGTEIASSNTLVIRDKLEPEQGYKNLLIQVSQTITEAFEHSNYPFELLVKELATSSEINRTPFFDVLVLLQNLSPSVDYQFDLSFVFVEQNNELKLDLIYNTDIFQADRIKKALIHLDKLLTEMLANPSQAVCAISLISATETPFIQSFIKPIPRLETRTVIHDFIEQVKATPEKTSIIYPGGEFSYRELDRLTNSWANILQDLGTQKDTICGVILESDRRQVAAMLAVFKAGGIYLPLRLDEPEERYSRMMLKTSPSIVVTAAEYLDVVKSRLAALSKPPHILVITANEITQRYEWNGTNYQSFSVVESENPKTLLLPDADDSNYIMFTSGSTGEPKAILGSHGSLRHFINWEKIEFGINQNWRCLQIAQINFDAYLRETLVTLCSGGTLYIPDSTDREDLEGLLLRLGEWQINLLHTVPSVMRLFLKIGENLAHADQLLKNLQVLVLGGEPLFVKELCEWHKVFGEQTEFVNIYGASETTFVKHFYRIPDPSKITYARVPAGKTLSDAAFAVINGTRPCAVGEVGEIFVKSPYLTKGYYQDQKLTNLVFVPNPLNNGSDLVYRTGDLGRLLPDMSLEVVGRSDNQIKLNGVRIELGEIENAIYAIDGVEKTLVVAEKKEELVTVIAYYQGNDTANQEDIRRQIKQVLPIYMQPNFLMRLEYFPLLPNGKINRLALPKPEANTAQTSSQFTSFSEQEALLASVWGELLVVEVSDIRQSFFELGGNSLKAMRLVSQIRNRFGISLRLREIFTHNTLEEQAVLIQSRQAK, from the coding sequence ATGGAAGTTATGGAAGCAAATTTGGTTGCCATTGATTACCAAATTCGGCAACTTCGAGAAATCCAGCCAGTTACACCGTTATTTAATCATGTAAGTCAAAATCAAATAGAACATAAAGAGCAAATAATTGCTGTTATCTCTGAAAAGTTACGTGGTCAAATATACAGCTTAACTGCCAAGCAGCCGGCTAATAAGCTAGCTTTATATCTTTCAGTTATTCAAGTTTTAATATTTAAATATACGGTTCAAGAAGAATTTGTTGTAGCGACCGGAGCTTTAAACCAAGACAAATCTGATAGCCTGATCTTCTGTCGATTTAACGCGCAAAAATTCACCACATTTAAAGATTTACTCAAAATAACCCGCAGTCATCTCCAAGAGGGATACCGCTATCAAAGTTATGATGTTGACGCTTTGATAGAAACCTTTCTGGCCAGAGACGGAAATCCCGCAGCAATTTTTGATATTGCTGTGTTACAAGAGGGATTTTGCACCCACAGTTCTTTGTTAAACAACTTTCAATTAGTTTGGGAAATTGATGCTCAAGATACTTCTGTTGCTGTAACTTTCCCTAAAAATGTTTTTCATCCAGATTTTGTCAAAAGAATGCTGGGACATTTTCAGCAAATCCTGGAAGTAGTAACAGCAAATCCTGACAGTGAATTGTCAGGAATTGACATCCTCACAAGAAAAGAACATGATCAGTTACTAAAAGAATGGAATAAAACAGAAATTCAATATCCCCAAAACAAATGCCTCCATGAGTTATTTGAAGAGCAAGTAGAGCGCAGTCCCGATGCGATAGCACTGGTATTTGAAAATCAGCAATTGACATATCGACATCTCAATGAGCAAGCCAATCAGTTGGCGCACTACTTGCAAACAAAAGGTGTCAAACCAGAAGTACTGGTAGGTATTTGCGTAGACCGTTCCCTGGAAATGGTAGTGGGAATATTGGGAATTCTCAAAGCAGGGGGAGCTTATGTGCCATTAGACCCCAGCTATCCAGCCGAACGTTTAACTTACACACTTCAAGATGCAGCAGTACCAATATTGTTGACTCAGAAATCTCTATTGCCATCTTTACCAGAGAATCAGGCAATAGTAATGTGTTTGGATAGAGACTGGGGGGTAATTGCTGCTTGCAGCCAAGAAAATATAGTTAGTCATGCCCAACCTCAGAACTTAGCTTATGTGATTTATACTTCTGGGTCTACAGGTAAACCCAAGGGAGTGTTAATCAACCACCAAAACGTGATCCGTTTATTTGCTGCCACTCAAGCTTGGTATCACTTTGGTGCAAGTGATGTGTTTACACTATTTCACTCAATTGCCTTCGATTTTTCCGTTTGGGAACTGTGGGGTGCCTTGCTATATGGTGGAAGTTTGGTAATTGTACCCTACTGGGTAAGCCGCGATCCCTCAGCGTTCCACACTTTGCTGCGCCAAGAGCAAGTTACGGTTCTCAACCAAACGCCATCCGCTTTTCGCCAACTAATCCGCGTAGAAGAACTAGCAAAAACAGGGGAATCGCAACTCAGCTTACGCCTAGTGATATTTGGTGGCGAAGCTTTGGAGCCGCAAAGCTTGCAGCCGTGGTTTGAGGGATACAAAGACCAGTCTCCCCAATTGGTAAATATGTACGGCATTACAGAAACAACCGTCCATGTTACCTATCGACCACTGAGCATAGCAGATGTTAACAATAGCAAGAGCTTGATTGGTGTCCCCATTCCCGATTTGCAATTGTATATCCTGGATGAACAGCTAAAACCTCTACCTATCGGCATCAAGGGGGAGATGTATATTGGTGGTGCAGGGTTGGCTCGTGGCTATCTCAATCGCCCGGAATTGACAGCAGAGCGTTTTATTCCCAATCCATTTAGTGATGCACCAGAAGCAAGGCTGTATAAAACTGGCGACTTAGCCCGCTATTTGGAAAATGGAGATATTGAATACCTCGATCGCATCGATAATCAAGTTAAGATTCGCGGTTTTCGCATCGAACTTGGAGAAATTGAAGCTGCTCTACTAAAATACCCAGAGGTGCAGGAAGCTGTGGTAATGGCTCGCACTGACCAACCAGGAGACAAGCGCTTAGTAGCTTATATAGTTGCCAAATCTTCCAATCCAGCATCCGAGAACCAATCCCTGAGCGAGCAGATATCCCAATGGCAACAAGTATTTAATGATACCTATAGCCAAAATGCTGCTACTTCAGACTCGACCTTCAATATTATCGGCTGGAACGACAGCTACACCGGTTTACCCATTGCTCAAGAACAGATGGGTCAATGGTTAAATTCCACAGTTGAGCGGATTCTGGCTTTGCAGCCTGAGCGAGTGCTGGAAATTGGTAGCGGTACGGGGATGCTGTTGTTTAGGATTGCTCCCCAATGCTTACGTTACTGTGGCACTGATATTTCCGACACTGCGATTCGTTATGTTGAGACTCAAATGCAAAAAGTTGGTAGTGCTTGGTCACAGGTGCAACTTTACAACCAACCAGCCCACAACCTCCAGGGTTTTGAGCCAAAAACATTCGATGCAGTGATCATCAACTCAGTTGTCCAGTATTTCCCCAGCATTGATTATTTGGTAAGTGTCTTAGAAGGTGCGGTGGAGATGGTGGCACCAGGGGGCTGGATTTTTGTGGGGGATGTGCGTAGTTTACCGCTACTGCCAGCTTTTCATGCAGATATCGTGCTGCATCAGTCATCCCACGACCTACCCACAGCAGATTGGTGGCAACGCGTGCAGAAAAATCTGCAAGAAGACCAGGAATTGGTAATTGACCCGGCCTTTTTTACTGCCCTGATGCAGCATCTACCGCAAATTCGCCGGGTGCAAATTCAGCTGAAACGAGGACGCGATCGCAACGAGCTAACACGCTTCCGCTACGATGTAATTCTCCATATCGAAACAGAGGTAGTTCCCCCAATTGAGTCTCAGGATTTGGATTGGCAGCAGGATCAGTTGACATTAGCCTCAATTCGCCAACTTTTAATTGAGACAAAGCCAGAGATTCTTACCATTAAAAACGTCCCCAATGCACGTATTTGGAAACAAGTCAAGCTATTAGAACTAGTAGCAAGGGATGAGAAACCAGCGACAGTAGGCGGTCTACTCCAAGGTTTGGAGGAAATTGGCATCGAACCGGAAGATTTTTGGAGTTTGGGCGATGAGTTACCTTATACCATTGACATCAGCTGGTCAGATGCTGGAGCCAATGGTTGCTACGATGTAATGTTTGGGCGCTCAGGTTTGATATCTCATCAGATACCACCCGTACTTCAAGAAGCATCCCAGCTAAAACCCTGGAGTCAATATGCAAATAACCCTTTGCAGGGGAAATTAACTCGCCAGCTAGTGCCGCAACTACGTGGTTTCCTCAAACAGTCTCTTCCCGACTACATGATTCCCTCTGCCTTTGTGACGCTGGAGGCATTACCGCTCACATCCAACGGCAAAGTTGATCGCCGCGCTTTACCTGCACCACAGACAGCTAGAGCCGACTTAGAAAAAGCTTTTGTCGCACCTCGGACTCTAGAAGAGCAGGTACTAGCTGACATTTGGGCTGAAATTTTGAGTCTAGAGCGAGTTGGTATTCACGACAACTTCTTTGCTTTAGGCGGCGATTCCATCCGCAGCATTCAAGTTCTCGCTCTAGCTAAAGAACGAGGTTTGCACTTCTCAGTTCAACAGATATTCGTACATCAGACGATTTACGAACTGACACAAAACCTGGCAACGGCAGAGACTGGTAATCGCATCACCCAGAAAGTCAAACCCTTGGCTCTCATCAGTGAACAAGACCGTCTCAAGTTACCCGAAAATGTAGAAGATGCCTATCCTCTGGCCAGACTCCAGATGGGGATGTTGTTTCACAGCGAGTACAGTCCTGGTTCTGCTGTTTATCACAACGTCAACAGTTTCCATCTCAGAGTTGCTTTCAATGAATCAAAATGGCGAATAGCCATACAGGAACTTGTCGCTACTCATGCCGTACTGCGGACTTTCTTTGATGTCAGCAACTTTAGTGAACCATTGCAGTTAGTTGGGCGCACAGTTCCGGTTCCCTTGGAAGTAGTGGATTTGCGCCATTTATCTGCAACTGACCAAGAAAGCGTTTTAGATGCTTGGTTTACAGAACAAAGACAACAACACTTTCGTTTAGATAGTCCTCCTCTGTTGCGCTTTCATCTTCATCGCCGCACCGATGAGACATTTCAGCTAACTTTGATTGAACACCACGCTATTCTTGATGGCTGGAGTGTTGGCTTACTGTTTACTGAGTTATTGCAAAGATATTTATCGCTGTTGGGTGAAGAAATTGTACTTCTTAATCCACCGCCTAATATTGCCTTCCGGGATTTTGTCGCTTTGGAGCAAACAGCCCTCAATTCCCCAGAGTACCAACAACACTGGTTAGAAAAACTCAAAGATATTACTATTACAAAACTGCCTCGTTGGTCTCAATCTGACCGCTCATCTGAACCAGAAAACTTAAAGACATTGGGTACTCATGAAGTAACTTTATCTTTAACAGTTTCTCATGGGTTGAAACAGGTCGCAAATCAGGCAGGAGTTACACTCAAAAGTTTGCTTTTAGCGGCACATCTCAAAGTATTAAGTGTGCTGTTTAATCAATCTGATGTCCTGACAGGTTTGGTATCTAATGGTAGGTCAGAAGAAGCAGATGGAGAGCGGGTATTAGGACTTTTTCTCAATACCTTGCCATTGCGGTTGCAACTCTTGGGAGGCACTTGGATAGACTTGATGCAGGAAACATTCAAGGCTGAACGAGAATCCCTACCTTTCCGACGATATCCTCTAGCTGATTTGCAGTGGAATTTGGGTGGTCAGCCTTTATTTGAAACATCGTTTAACTTTACCCATTTTCACGTTTACCACAGTATTTTAGGGTTGCCAGGGTTACAAGTATTAGAGAGTAAATTTCTCGGAAAAACGAACTTTACTCTGGGAGTTCACTTTAGTTTGGACCTCTTCTCATCCCAAATAAACTTAACCCTGAAATATAATGCCAGCGAGTTGTGTCAACAACAAGCGATCGCCATTGGCAATTATTACACTAACACCCTAACGGCAATAGCTAGTGACCCGTTGCAACGTTATGATTCATTCAATTTACATCTTCTAGAACCAGACCAAACTGCAATATCAAATGCTCAAACTAGCCAGTTTCACTTACAACAAATTGCTCTAAATACTGATGCAGTTTGGCAAAGTAATATTTTTCCAAGTGAAGATAGTAACAAACATCTAGATTATTGGCGAAAGCAACTTGAAGATGGACAAATACCTCGCGTTCACTTACCTACAGACTTTCATCGTCCTCCGGTAAAAACATTCAATGGTTCTCGTTTGAATTGGACATTTACACCAGAAATTATCTCTGGGTTGCAAATGATTTGCCAACAAACAGAGACTACTTTATTTATGGGACTTGTGGCAGCAGTCAAAGTATTACTTTATCGCTATAGTGGTCAGCAAGATATTACTATTGGTACAGAGATTGCATCCTCAAATACACTTGTAATCCGTGACAAATTAGAGCCAGAACAAGGATACAAAAATCTGCTCATTCAAGTTAGTCAAACTATAACTGAGGCATTTGAACATTCAAATTACCCGTTTGAGCTTTTGGTCAAAGAACTGGCAACTTCCAGTGAAATTAACCGCACACCATTCTTCGATGTTTTGGTGCTTTTGCAAAACTTGAGTCCAAGTGTAGATTACCAATTTGACCTATCTTTTGTTTTTGTCGAACAAAACAACGAATTGAAGTTAGATTTAATTTACAACACAGATATCTTCCAAGCAGATAGGATAAAAAAAGCTTTGATTCATTTGGATAAATTGCTCACTGAAATGTTAGCAAATCCTAGTCAGGCAGTCTGTGCAATTTCTCTGATATCAGCAACAGAAACGCCTTTTATTCAAAGCTTTATCAAACCCATCCCTCGATTAGAAACACGCACAGTCATCCATGACTTTATCGAACAAGTAAAAGCCACACCAGAAAAAACATCAATTATTTATCCTGGGGGAGAATTCAGCTATCGAGAATTGGATAGACTAACTAATTCTTGGGCTAATATTTTACAAGATTTAGGCACTCAAAAAGACACTATTTGTGGCGTTATTTTAGAAAGCGATCGCCGTCAGGTGGCAGCAATGCTAGCTGTATTCAAAGCTGGGGGAATTTATTTACCTCTGCGTTTGGATGAACCCGAAGAACGCTATTCACGCATGATGTTAAAAACATCTCCCTCGATTGTGGTGACAGCCGCAGAGTATTTAGATGTAGTGAAATCCCGACTAGCAGCATTATCAAAACCTCCTCATATATTGGTGATTACTGCTAATGAAATTACGCAGCGCTATGAGTGGAATGGAACGAATTATCAAAGCTTTTCTGTAGTCGAAAGTGAGAATCCAAAAACTCTATTATTACCTGATGCTGATGATTCTAATTATATTATGTTCACTTCTGGGTCAACAGGTGAACCTAAAGCCATACTTGGTAGTCATGGCAGTTTACGGCACTTCATAAATTGGGAAAAAATTGAATTTGGGATTAACCAAAACTGGCGCTGTCTGCAAATTGCTCAAATTAACTTTGATGCTTATCTCAGGGAAACTCTCGTCACTTTATGTTCTGGAGGAACTCTGTATATTCCTGACAGCACAGACCGCGAAGATTTGGAGGGTTTGTTACTGCGCTTGGGAGAATGGCAGATTAACTTACTGCACACAGTCCCTTCGGTAATGCGCCTATTTTTAAAGATTGGTGAGAATTTAGCTCATGCTGATCAGTTACTAAAAAACTTACAAGTTTTGGTTTTGGGAGGGGAACCTTTATTCGTCAAAGAACTTTGTGAATGGCATAAAGTTTTTGGTGAACAAACAGAATTTGTGAATATTTATGGAGCCAGTGAGACAACTTTTGTCAAACATTTTTACCGGATTCCTGACCCAAGTAAAATTACGTATGCCAGAGTTCCTGCCGGAAAAACATTGTCTGATGCTGCGTTTGCGGTCATCAATGGCACTCGTCCCTGTGCTGTGGGAGAAGTTGGTGAAATCTTTGTCAAATCGCCTTATTTGACTAAAGGTTATTACCAAGATCAAAAATTAACTAATTTGGTTTTTGTGCCAAATCCTTTGAATAACGGTAGTGATTTAGTTTATCGCACAGGAGATTTGGGACGACTACTACCGGATATGAGTTTGGAAGTGGTAGGGCGCAGTGATAACCAAATAAAATTGAATGGGGTACGGATTGAATTGGGAGAAATTGAAAATGCAATTTATGCTATAGATGGTGTAGAAAAAACGCTGGTGGTTGCAGAGAAAAAGGAAGAATTGGTTACAGTAATTGCATATTATCAAGGAAATGACACGGCAAATCAGGAAGACATCAGAAGACAAATTAAACAAGTGTTGCCGATTTATATGCAACCAAATTTTTTGATGCGGTTAGAATATTTTCCTTTATTACCCAATGGAAAAATCAATCGTTTGGCACTACCAAAACCAGAAGCAAATACTGCACAAACCTCTAGTCAATTTACTAGTTTCAGCGAACAAGAAGCTTTATTAGCTTCTGTTTGGGGTGAACTATTGGTGGTGGAGGTGAGTGACATTCGCCAGTCATTCTTTGAACTAGGAGGAAATAGTTTAAAAGCGATGCGCTTAGTGTCGCAGATCCGCAACCGCTTTGGCATATCGCTACGATTGCGGGAAATTTTTACTCATAATACTTTAGAAGAACAAGCTGTTTTGATTCAATCGCGGCAGGCAAAATGA